The DNA region AGATGATTTTGTTGATAGCTTATTAGACGAAATATATACTCAAGAATAATCTTATATAAAAAGAGGTGATTATTGTCAAAAACAAATAAATATCTATTTATTATCACAATAATCACTATTTTCTCAATCTGCTTATTATTTTATGTTTTATCAATTTTAAATAGCAGTGACAAACAACTAAATATATTAGAAAATGCACTCACAACTACAAAAAATCTTATTGATGAACAAAAAAGATATGCTCTTTCTTTGTCTATATTATTATCAGAAGATAAAGAACTAATTAATAGCTTTATAAATAAAAATAGAAAACAAAGTTTTGATATAATAAATACAAAAATAAAGACTTTAAAAAACTTCCAAAACAGCAACTTTCAAGTACAAATTCATAATAAAGATTTATCTACTTATTTAAGAAACTGGGATTTTAATATTAAAAATATAAAACTTGCATCTTTTAGAGAAGGATTAGTAAAAGTAAAAGATAGTAAAAAACCACTTGTTTCAATAGAGTTAGGGAAAAGATTAAATATTAAAGCTATCTCTCCAATTATTCATAACAATAAGTTTATTGGCTCAATAGAAACTATTATTGATTTTAAATATATATCACAATATTTAGAAAAAAAAGATTTTAAACTTTTTATTTTATTAGATAAAAAATATTTAAATATTGCAACAAACTTAAAAAATAATGACAAAATTGATAATTATATATTAGTAAATGATGCAAATATAAATGATTTAAAAGATTTACAATTATCCAATATGAAAGGTTATGGTTATATGTCAAATGAAAAATATTCATTTGTATATTTTTCTTATTATGATTTAAACAACAAACTTTTGGGATATATATTAACATCTATCGAAAATGAAAATCATATAAATTTAAATAATTCATTTGAATATAATACAATAAATAAAAATGAAAAGATACAAATAAAATGAAACTTTTATTATTAGAAGATGATTATGATTATAAAATATCAATAAAAGAGTACCTTGAATCACTTGATTATGAGATTGATGATTTTGATAATGGAGAAGATGCTCTTCATGCAATATATGACAATAACTATCAATTATTGATCTTAGATATTAGAGTCCCTAAAATAAATGGGTATGAACTAGTAAAAATGATAAGAGAAGATAATATAAATATTCCTGTAATTTATATAACATCTCTTACAGATATAAATAATCTAAGTTTAGGATATGAACTTGGATGTAATGATTATATTAAAAAACCTTTTTCACCAAAAGAGTTAAAGTATAGAATAGAACAACTAATAAAACTATTTTATACAAGAGAAAACAATAAAAGAGTTATACTTAATTCACAGTTTTCATATGACATTATAAAAAAACAACTTTTTAAACATGAAAATGAAATTTTATTAACCAAAAAAGAGAGTGAAGTTATATTTACTCTAATTTCAAATAAAAATAGTTTTGTAAGTATTGAAAAATTAAGAAGTGAAGTTTGGAATGACAAATATATTTGTGAAGCTGATATTAGAGTTTGTATAAAAAAAATAAGAGATAAAACCTCAAAAGATTTTATAATAAATCAAAGAGGTATAGGATATAAGATTGATAGAAAAGAGTAAAAACTTTATATTTAAAATATCTTTATTTTATACTTTAATATTTATAATCTTTATAGCTGTGCCTTCATATTTTTATACAAAACTTGAATTAAAAAGTTATATAAATGAACAAAATATACAAATACTTGAATATACTCAGAAATTTCAAAAAGATATATATAATTTTTCACTATCTACAAATAAAATTTTTAACTTTCCAAAATCTTTTAAATATGAAGTTACATTATTAGATGAAAATAAAAAAGTTATATTTGAATCAAAAAAACAAAATAATTTATCAAAAAAACTAAGTTATGAAACTACTTTATCAAAAAAACTAAGTTATGAAACTACTTTATCAAAAAATAGAATAAATGCAAAATATATAATAATTAACAAAAATATTTCA from Malaciobacter molluscorum LMG 25693 includes:
- a CDS encoding cache domain-containing protein; its protein translation is MSKTNKYLFIITIITIFSICLLFYVLSILNSSDKQLNILENALTTTKNLIDEQKRYALSLSILLSEDKELINSFINKNRKQSFDIINTKIKTLKNFQNSNFQVQIHNKDLSTYLRNWDFNIKNIKLASFREGLVKVKDSKKPLVSIELGKRLNIKAISPIIHNNKFIGSIETIIDFKYISQYLEKKDFKLFILLDKKYLNIATNLKNNDKIDNYILVNDANINDLKDLQLSNMKGYGYMSNEKYSFVYFSYYDLNNKLLGYILTSIENENHINLNNSFEYNTINKNEKIQIK
- a CDS encoding response regulator transcription factor, with the translated sequence MKLLLLEDDYDYKISIKEYLESLDYEIDDFDNGEDALHAIYDNNYQLLILDIRVPKINGYELVKMIREDNINIPVIYITSLTDINNLSLGYELGCNDYIKKPFSPKELKYRIEQLIKLFYTRENNKRVILNSQFSYDIIKKQLFKHENEILLTKKESEVIFTLISNKNSFVSIEKLRSEVWNDKYICEADIRVCIKKIRDKTSKDFIINQRGIGYKIDRKE